ATAATTCCACCAACTTCATGCGCATTTTCTTCCTTTAAAATCGTCATTACATCTTCGGTTGCTTCACGATTATGAATGACGATTGGCTTATTCACTCGTTTAGCTAACGCAATTTGTTTTCTAAACACTTCTTTTTGTATATCTTTAGGCGATTTATCCCAATGATAGTCTAACCCCATTTCACCCACGGCAACAATTTTTTCATTATCTTTAATCAGTTCCTCAATCCAATTTAAATCGTCATCAGTACAATCGATTGCATCGACTGGGTGCCATCCTATAATGCCATATACATCGTCATATTCATCAATAATCTCTAAACATCTATTAATCGTTTTTTCATCAAATCCAACAACCATCATTTTTTCTACACCATGATTTCGCGCTCGTTCAATCACTTGTTGTAAGTCTTCATTATATTGGTCTGCATTCAAATGAACATGTGTATCAATGATCATATTATAACTCTCCTTTATTTCTATCTTCTATTATCTACATTATGAAGTGTATTATCCGTTTCGACAACCGTTAGCACTTTAGCATAAAACTTCTAGTCAATCATAATAAAAAAAGAAGCTCGTCAACACGAACTTCTTCTTACATTCCACTATCTAATGACTGCACCGTTTTGAACATTATGTGGAACTTCAATAATCGTAATACGGCCATCTTCATTCGCACATAATATCATTCCGTTAGATGCTTCACCACGTAATTTTACAGGCTTTAAATTTGTTACTACGATGATCTTTTTCCCTATTATTTCATCTGGTGTATAATATTGTGCGATTCCTGATACAACTTGTCTTTGTTCAGTTCCAAGATCAACTTGTAATTTAAGCAATTTATCAGCTTT
The Abyssicoccus albus DNA segment above includes these coding regions:
- a CDS encoding TatD family hydrolase, with translation MIIDTHVHLNADQYNEDLQQVIERARNHGVEKMMVVGFDEKTINRCLEIIDEYDDVYGIIGWHPVDAIDCTDDDLNWIEELIKDNEKIVAVGEMGLDYHWDKSPKDIQKEVFRKQIALAKRVNKPIVIHNREATEDVMTILKEENAHEVGGIMHSFSASPEIMKDVIEMNFYISLGGPVTFKNAKQPKEVAKAVPLDRLLIETDAPYLTPHPHRGKRNEPAYVKLVAEQIAALREISYEDLAKATTENALRFFRLNENE